A genomic region of candidate division TA06 bacterium contains the following coding sequences:
- the htpX gene encoding zinc metalloprotease HtpX — protein sequence MNLFKTIILMSGLTILLVLLGGYYGGQQGAIMALLFAGGLNFVAYWFSDKIALMSYKAQPVTEAEAPELYHMVRTLATRASLPMPKVYLIPSASPNAFATGRDPQHAAVAVTQGIIQILNRQELEGVIAHELAHVQNRDILIATMVATIAGAITMIARMAGYVAMFGGYGGDRNRDRGGGGALGMILIMILAPIAALLIKLWISRTREYSADSGGAQIAGNPQGLASALEKLQTGVQMAPMNANPASSHLFIVNPLSGKSLMSLFSTHPPIKERVAKLRAMGRG from the coding sequence ATGAACCTTTTCAAAACAATCATCCTGATGTCCGGGCTTACTATTCTCTTGGTGCTATTGGGTGGTTATTATGGCGGCCAGCAGGGAGCGATAATGGCCCTGCTATTTGCCGGGGGCCTGAATTTTGTGGCTTACTGGTTCTCGGACAAGATCGCCTTAATGAGCTACAAGGCCCAGCCGGTGACCGAGGCCGAGGCCCCGGAACTCTACCACATGGTGCGGACCCTGGCCACCCGGGCCTCCCTTCCCATGCCCAAGGTCTACCTAATTCCTTCGGCCTCGCCCAATGCCTTCGCCACCGGGCGCGATCCCCAACACGCGGCGGTAGCAGTCACCCAGGGCATCATACAGATACTGAACCGCCAGGAACTGGAAGGGGTGATCGCCCACGAACTGGCCCATGTCCAGAACCGCGACATCCTGATAGCCACCATGGTGGCCACCATCGCCGGGGCCATCACCATGATAGCCCGAATGGCGGGCTACGTCGCCATGTTCGGGGGCTACGGCGGCGACCGGAACCGGGACCGGGGCGGCGGGGGAGCCTTGGGGATGATACTGATAATGATCCTGGCGCCGATAGCCGCACTGCTGATAAAGCTGTGGATCTCCCGCACCCGGGAATACTCGGCCGATTCCGGCGGGGCCCAGATAGCAGGAAATCCCCAAGGCCTGGCCAGCGCCCTGGAAAAACTGCAAACCGGGGTTCAAATGGCTCCGATGAACGCCAACCCGGCATCATCGCACCTGTTCATCGTCAATCCCCTTTCGGGCAAAAGCCTGATGAGCCTTTTTTCCACCCATCCCCCGATCAAAGAGAGAGTGGCAAAATTACGGGCCATGGGCAGGGGGTAG